The following nucleotide sequence is from Vigna radiata var. radiata cultivar VC1973A unplaced genomic scaffold, Vradiata_ver6 scaffold_179, whole genome shotgun sequence.
TTCCTTTGAATGAGGCAAAATTGCTGTCACCATTGACCTTTCCACAACCACATTCCAATGCCTTTTTAGACACTACACTGTTGATCTCCTCTAGCAGCTTGAGGAATGCACTCTCCACATTGTCACCACTGAGAGCTGAAGTCTCAGAGAAGAAGAGACCCTGGTCCTCAGCAAACTCCACTGCATCTTCAGTTGCCACCATTCTCTGCTCCACAAGGTCAGCTTTGTTACCAACCAACATGATCACAATGGAGCTATCTGCGTGTGCACGCAGCTCCTCCAGCCACCTCGCAACATGGTCAAATGATGTCCTCTTTGTCATGTCGTACACCAGCATTGCCCCTAATGCACCTCTGTAGTAGGCACTTGTTACAGCCCTGTACCTATATCACCATCAAATTTTACAACCACATTGTATGTTAAATAGGAAACAATTTATCTGCAACAGAATGATCATATCTTATATTATAGGTATATTCTACTGATATGCTGTTGAGTATCATAAAAGAGAATCATCATCCATGAGTCtagtttatttttgtgttttgctCCTGATCTATTAAACAACAGCTTCAAGATGTTTTCCTTCCTCATTTACCTCATTCCATAACATTTTCCTTTATCATTAGTTCACacagttttcaatttttaattcatagGATTCTACATTTTACCAAAACCGTTAGCTGTCTATTTAGGACCCCTTATGTTGAACCTTAATGTGACTTTTGGAACCCAATTTAGGAAAATGAAATACTTATAAAACAAAAGTCAAGAACATGTGCTTTTGGCCATGTGTGTTTTCTAAGTCAAATTGGTATCACGTTGAATAATCCATAGTATAATAACATTTGAATCAGTACAGTATCATCATTGAAACTCAATGTTGTCCAGCCATTAGTTCAAAGCAAAATGAGCATAAAAGTGGAGAAAGAATGAAACACAAACATGAATGAGCTATATAGATAGAGGTATATAGTGAGAGAGAATGTGATGAACCTTTCTTGGCCAGCAGTATCCCAGATCTGAGCTTTGATGAGTTTGGCATTAATAGTGACAGTCTTGGTCTGGAATTCAACACCAATGGTGGACTTTGAGTCAAGGCAAAACTCATTCTTTGCAAACCTTGACAGTATTTGAGTCTTGCCAACTGCTGAATCCCCTATCACCACCACCTTAAACACATAGTCTATTTTCTCCAGCACATCATAACCCATTTTCCCATTTCCATTCTCTTGCTGCTTCTCAGCCTCAACCCCATTCATTTCTTGGTTCATTTTCTCTCAATAGAAGGAAGACcctgagaaaaagaaaggtcaATGTGATCCTGTTTCTTCCTTGCCAAAAATCTTAGCTTTATGCTTCCCCAGCAAAACGAATCAACCCAGTATAAACTATTGGTCTATGGGGTGAGTTGAAGCAAGAAAAAGAACAGGAAACCAATGTAGAATCAGCAGTGGCAGGAAAGTATAGGCAAGAAAATGGGGTCCAGTTCTGTctcactttttaatattatgtggCACTATTATTGAACTTTATTGTCCTAATGCCTTATGCTGATGATACATTATGAGATGCTACTTAGCATATGGTTTTGCTCCAAAAGggaaacataaatataaattaatcaaacattaACTAAAAAGCTATGGTGGTCTGCCTCAGGTTAAGGAAACCTGGAATCATGAATTTTTTGAATGCTTGCAGTGTCTACTGTTTCAGATTACTTTGATCTTAATTCAAGGCGCAATCCAAGGATTGGTGAATCCTCTTTCCACgatttctttttcccttttcaattttctctttttctaatatatatatatgattgattgattttgttcttGCAAATGGCCCTACCAgattttgatgatttggtttcttaatataacatgtttgtttttctgtttaaaAGATGTTCTATCAGAAGCAAGAATCTGTTTGGCCGCTCAAAAATGTGTTTTGAAACGTTTGTccatgaatttaaaataatttttgattaattataaaataacacgtaaataatattaaaatattataaaaaatatgataaatatctTATCTTAAAGTGAAACGTAAAAACCGACACTATACTGCTTTGGCTTATGCATAATTTTTCTCACCGACAGTTTATATAACAGTATCCCTAATTAGACATTTTAAGAGTGGTTTTGGTTGTGGAGGGTTTCAAAcacttttttattcaataaattttaagaaataaatctttgattatgtttattaaagaaaatataagattaagaaataattaagCATAATTCAAAACCTAATTCTTGGCAATATCTGTTATATTTAAAccaatttattctttattagaAACTAATTACATGGAAAATTTAAACGGAACTATTAACTATAGACCCGAAAATTGAAGACTCATTGAATTTATGTACGGCATGTACCATTTTGTTGGGAGTGGTAGGTATGGTTTGAGAGAATACGAAGCATGTGTgtatttaattttggtgtgtccatattttatattttaatctctaATCTACAAATTTTacgtttatttttaaatgagtaatttctttgtatattttagtatttttcttttattagttttagATCCTTTAACATTGTTAAGACTACGTCACGGTtgaatgtgtttattttttactaataaaaaataattagatttaaactttttttgtgcttaagttaagttttgatgttcagtttagtctccgcttttaaaaatgtcaattttagtccctatgatatcaaatcagtcctcatgatagcacttaatgaacaataaatcacaagttttcatacatAGGTATCCaatatattttgtgatttgttaacggaaggtgttatgaacaacaaatcacttaatgaaaaacttgtgatttgttaacgaatagcactgatttgataaattttaaagttgacatttttaaaagcgagaactaaactgaacatcagaacttaacttagggactaaaaaaaggtttaaaccaaataattaatCCTTATGTATCGAATAATTTActgtaaatattaattatttatagtaaattttATACGTAAATATCCaccatatttatttattattgtcaCAAAGTGTATATAAaactgaaagaaaaaagaaaaacgtgatGAAATTTTATTGCTTTTTCTTAATGTATTAATACATTTTTCCCTTTTGTTAATCATGGAAGACGCATCATTTAAGTAGATTACAACAATCATTTTAAAGACGTGGCCAAGTATCCTAACTAACTTATTTACACCATCTTTCTAACATATAGTTAAAAATTGGCTAATTAATGTACATTGACCAAatgacattaaatataaataatgttattgttttcttttcatttatgagacttgaatttgatatttcTTTAAAGAAATTGACTCCTCTTTCACTGGAATCCatgatattttagaaattaacaaCAATATAacttacatatattattatatcattcataattttttattaaaatttcatcttaaaatCAATAGTTAGAAAGTTTAAAtttctttcataattttaacATACAATTAACGTAATATATAGTGACTACTTTAGTCCtatatatacttaaaattatataaactgAGAGTAAACGGGTAAATGTactattcaaataatttatattccaataaatcaattaaattatattgtttttaacttttcctgtttctcatatattataatgtaCCATATAATTCAGTATTATTTCTTACCTCAATCTATtccttctttgttttctttctctcaatgctttttcattaaaaaataaataaatataaatcttatacAAGATTGGCCCACAAAGACGAGTTTAAAAGGAGGACTTctacaattaaaaacaaaagaaaaatgatattttgactttcataaatcttttatatttattttattcattttttaaaaaaatacaaaatttatttatttataattattttattcttatattacaTATCAAATGAACATAAATACGTATCATTACTCTAAACAAGGAAGTCCTACTAAGGTTCTGTTCTCTGCCTATTTGTGTTGGATGTTATGATAATTAATGTTGCTATAGTTGCATGCATCCTATTATAAATGGAACTATTGGAACTGTTGTTTGTGGGAAGGAgtaagcatatatatatatatatatatatatatatatatatatatatatatatatatatatatctacacGATCATGTTATCTTAATTTAACCTACTTCtgtgtattatattattatattagctttatgtgtgttttatttttatgtttttgttgaaggAGTAACAGAATATACTATCTTgagatttttagaaaattaattttggttAATGAAAGTTAATTGTttgaagaaagatgaaaaagagtGGGGTAGTCTCATTGAATCATATAGCTGTGGTTGCACTGTCGACAAAGATAGTGACGCCAGATACGTTTCTTCCTCCACCAACTATTTTTAagtcttcctttttcttttcatttttgggCTTCTATACTTGCTTTTTAGCAACACAAATTCTTGGACCATATTCAACACATGATCAATAcctatataatataaaagttcattaaaaatatttttaatagaagtGAAGATGTCAagaatgtattatttattacatatatatattatttcacatGCATATCTCAACTTACTAAGTATTAAGATATTTTTGCATACCCTTGATTGATGTTCAAAGTTGATGGAATTTTACTAATGGAAACAAATCATTTAGTAAAAccaaatatattacaaatttttttaagcagatttcaaaatattaattatcaataaaattctTTGAAGATATCGAATATGTTGGTAAAAATTGtcactaaattacaatttttattattgacaaagttttttcttttttttgaaatttgatcaTTTCGTGGTTAAATATGTagataactaaatatttttaaacactcattggtaatttagtttttgaaaatttgttgataaaatataagtcaaatttgagaaaatatgtttataaattaatgagAGACgagtaagaagaaaaaaaaagggggggAAGAAAGAGGAGGATGAGAAGACGACAAAGGTAGTAGTAACAAGAGACTAATAGTTCAGTGATAGAGAAGTGATGTTGACAATGGAAGCCATGGTGATAACGGTAGTGGGAGAAaaatgaggaagaagagaaggaggagaagaaagATGCAatacctataacaacaaagcCAAAGGAGAGGAGTAtaggagaaaataaaagaaaaagacaaaggaaATGAGAAGGAGGAAAACGAACAAAATTATGacttttgttgataaattttatcaatgaacAAAATACGTCACTAATTACTAATAGATTTATGTCACCGATAGAATTTTTTATCGACCAATAAAATTTATCGACGAATATTCTactgatatttttttatcgTCGATAGGTCATTagtaattttgatttatcaATAGACTTTTGTGATAGTTGACAGATTTTTCCtgttaataatttcattttttttcttttagttgaagaaaagagaaatctCAATCAAGTACCAAAAAGGATTTTAAActctagaaaaatatttgtttagtaTAGTTATTTTGACCCTTGTATGAATATTTGGTTCCCACCGTGGATCAAGTTGAACTTTTCCAAATTGCATGATAACTAACACCAACAATCATTCAAAGTGTAAGAGAATCATATACAAAAGGGTTGTCGAACTCAAAAAGGAATTAAGCAAACTCAAGAAATGGGGTACAAACACAATATTTGCATTAAGAAAAGATGTCAAGAATGACCAAGAGTCTTAGTCTATGTCTAGAAACAATCTTCTTGGTTGTTCTATCCTATTCTAGGTTCCAAAACACTTTCCAATGATTAGACACCAACAAGAGAgcatatatatttcataatgcAAGTAAAAGCAAGGGATATAACACATTGTGTTGCAATAAATAAAAGTCATGTCATGGATATGAAGCTTGATAGTGATTTgcttaacaaaattatattagacAATATATACAAAGAGTTATTAATTTGTAAGTTCTTTATTGTTGTGAAATTATTATTTGGCGGCATACCTCCTAGTCATGGTCCAAGAACATTCAAGAATAACTAGAGTCATCTATGCAAGGTGAAGCAAAAATCTTTCTCTTAGGCCATCATGGAGCACCTCTAGTATATTAGGTGTATTTTGACCTTGTATTAAGGGTcaagtagtgtaggatttcTTGTTAGGCCTTCTATTAAGGACCAAGTAGTATAGGATTTTTTAACAATCTTGTTTAAGTTGTAGGGCAATATTTGTGTCTAACTTAAGCTAATCTTGGGTGATTAGTTTTGCAACCCTACCTTGGTGAAGGGTGTCCAACATGAGACATGGTGGCCACATGGTAAGCTCTTAGAGAAGAGTTTTCTTACAAAGGTAGTGGTTATGTATCATTTACTGAATGGGAAACTTTTGCTAAAGTGGTTTTCACATAGAAAACTTAATGGAGAGTTTTCTTACAAAGGTAGTGGGCATGTGTCATTTTTCTAGTAGGAAACTTTTGCTAAAGTGGCTTTCTACATGGAAAGCTCTTAGCAGAGAATTTTTTTACAAAGGTAGTGGGCATATGTCATTTTCATAGTAGGAAACTTTTGCTAAAGTGACTTTCTACATGGCAAGCTCTTAGCAGAGAATTTTCTTACAAAGGTAGTGGTCATGTGTCATTTTCCTAGTAGGAAACTTTTACTAGAGTGACTTTCCACATGgaactctaggaatggagagctTTTCTAAAAGTTAGAGTGCCACATGATAAGCAAGATAGGATTTTTAGGATTTGGTGCAAGAtataattttagggttttggttCTACTTTGGAGACACCATCTATATTGTAAACCTAATTTAGgaattataatgttatattgCCAAAATATTTGTGCAACCATATCTTGTCTCAAGTTAAGATTAGAATAGACGACATAGGATGCTTTAGCCTTGACTTAATAAGTATCTTGGATGTATAGGGGACTTGGATAGTTGCACGTCATTGCaagatattattttgttaaaaaaaaatgtctaaaagAGTTTGTAATTTTGTACATAAAAAGTTGTACAATAAGAATTTCCAATTTTGTCTACGAAAAAGCGTACGATAAGGGTTTGCAAGTTTGCAGATTTTCTTAGAGAACTTGTATGAAGGAAATAAGTTGTCACCATATTTTCCAGTGCAAAGTCTTTCCAAATATCAATGTGGTTGTAACTTATCaatcatatttttatctttctatatGAACTTCGATGCTTTAAGTAGTTTTGTGTTCCTTAAGTCCCCGTCTCCTCCAAATTCATAATTGATAATGAACCATGAAGCTTTGGAAAGTTATCCAACTCACCAATATTACAACCACTATTTGTGCTTacaaaaaagttttcaaaactgAGAGGGTGCATATTAGACAAATAAGGTGACATCATGTATAATTAAGTTTGATAGAGGTTTATATGTTCCAGATTAACATGTTTGCACACATCATTCGATAAATGCTTAAGATTTTGGCAACCATTCAATAAAGATTCTCTAAGTTTTACATATAATCAATTGAATTTGGAATCTCATCAATTCAAGTTGTTTAGTGACCATAAGaacttgaaatatttatttaataaaagagagttaTGTGTGAGACAAAAGAAGTGGATGAAGCCCTTAAAGATTTTACATCGAATTGTTATACCCCATGACAAGGTAAGTGTGGAAGAAAATGCTTTGAATACGAAGAGAGTTCAAATTGTTGTTTTGATAATCAAGGAGTTAGAGTTAGTGAAGAAGCTCAAAGATATGAAATTGGCGGCAAAACTATGGGAAGATCACTATAAATAATGGATTAaggaaaaataatcaaataatccTAGTTAGGATGTGCCATAGAGCTTTTAGGTAGACCTCAAGCTAATTATGTTAGTTAGGTGAAATGAACTTCTTTATAAAACCATTATTCGACCACTTATTATCGTTTAATAAACATATTAGCAAAAAGACTTTCAAACACAAATTTACGCAAATTTACGCTCTATTCAAACTCCTTCTAAGCAAACATTAATTTGAAACAACCTTACCACTAGAAAATTTACAATATTAACCAATCTAATGATATTATCGATCTATATAAACACATAGATGTGTACATCACCAAGTCAGTCTTTACACACCAAAGGTAATGTAATTTTCCAATTAAGTATTCGCACGTCCTCAAAGAATTAACATTGGATTAATTCACATAACTATctacatatttcattgattgttTCATTAAAGTAGTAACCAAGCTAAACACACTAATTGAGACTATAGTTGATCTCACCATTTACCTCATTGAACTAGTGAATATTTAACAAAAGGAGATAAAAATCCTTAAAAGTatacatataataattcaaCAAGGTGACTTTGGATATACAACATTaatataaggtttaaacctctttttggtccctaagttatgagtggatgttcagtttagtccatgcttttaaaaatgtaaacctttgattcctaagttataaaaagtgtatcaaatgagtccttttttgatgttaaTGGTCAAAATACAAAAAGCAATCTAAATTActcttattattaagaaacaaatcagagcaatctaaagatgtagcagttgttaagaaacaactaaaaacagtatttcaagttaaaaaatgactcatttgatacatttttttataacttagggaccaaagatttacatttttgggacaaaaagaggtttaaaccttaatataatattatcattgCATCACATTATCAGGATACATTTAGATAAGTATATAAAactgacaattttttttaaaaagttaagtTTTATGGATGTTGAATTCATGTTGTTGTCTCAAACTTTCACAGCAAGCAACTTGATTTtacaatacaattttttttagaaaaagaaaaaagctgatcaaaacattttttatttcaattttattatataactaaattaaattcatatatcgattatcaaataattttgaaaattgaaaattcgttagagtttagtttttaaacatTTGTATATAATGAATGTTATTAGTTTTGACGCgtaaataactttttcttttcaaaaatatctctaaaaaatatttaacaacaCGTTAATTGATTgtgttatattttgtaaattgtaAAAGTGATGCATTGCAAATAATGGGTTATTTCATTCCATAATTGATTAAGTTAAATAACCTAATATATATGTAATGTATGCCTCAAATacgataatcaattatcattaaaTAATCTTTTCGAGTATTGTACTTTTACAAATCAACtaagaataatataatgaattagatatatataaaatttatttttaataaaaagttctGTATACTTTTTAAACCAAACAAGAAGAACAATTACAAATAcactttaacttttaaaaactgTTCGATaaacaaagacaataattttgataaaacatTTGATGAAAATAGTGTatgatttattagttttaaatccTTTTGGAATATCTGTCACTAAATTTTCTGATAGAATCGAGTTGATCTAAAAGTCTCTATGATGTCATCAGCTCGTGtatgcatatttttttaatttattctatcTGTATTTCTGTTTACTACAGAGAATTGATACATTAACGTTGATCTTGTAGGAACCCCAAGTTTACGAAATAAAAGTCATTATTCATATTATGAGCATGGAATATGACAGTAACGAGgacatttttgtttcataatcCTTTTTCATCATTCTgcagaaaaaaaatcttatagcAGTAAGATAAAAACAcgtgtttttttgtttatgtatcTATGTTCtaagtaagaaaattaaatttttaaaagttgaggATTTAAAGGTAAGAAATTATGTGGTTGAGATTGTATGATTACATATTTCTTcgaataacaaaattatttaattaaaactaaaaaaaattataaaaaattgtaccTTTTTAAATAGTCTGCATCATATTTATCTGAGGTGAATACCAGAATTTCTTACAATGTTTCAGCACTATTGCAGACACGGACAATATTTCAAAGGCTTATCCATCATGGTCAGAAGGGAATTTCTTCGAAAACCCTGTTACACGGTATTTATGGTTTTATATTTATGCATAGATTAcatattataatgttatataacgtaatataataattgtaatgGTAAAACCTTTACTTTGTGTCTGGTCAAACAATGCCAGGTAAGCTTGGGATGGGTGGAAAAGTCCC
It contains:
- the LOC106780327 gene encoding ras-related protein RABA3, which codes for MNQEMNGVEAEKQQENGNGKMGYDVLEKIDYVFKVVVIGDSAVGKTQILSRFAKNEFCLDSKSTIGVEFQTKTVTINAKLIKAQIWDTAGQERYRAVTSAYYRGALGAMLVYDMTKRTSFDHVARWLEELRAHADSSIVIMLVGNKADLVEQRMVATEDAVEFAEDQGLFFSETSALSGDNVESAFLKLLEEINSVVSKKALECGCGKVNGDSNFASFKGTKVDILSVPELEISEIKKLSSCSC